One region of Mucilaginibacter gotjawali genomic DNA includes:
- the topA gene encoding type I DNA topoisomerase, with the protein MAKNLLIVESPAKAKTIEGYLGKDFTVKSSYGHIRDLVKSDDAIDIANDFKQKYEVPADKKQIVSELKKLSKEADMVWLASDEDREGEAISWHLFDTLGLKDATTKRIVFHEITKPAILRAIENPRKIDYNLVNAQQARRVLDRLVGFELSPVLWKKVKPSLSAGRVQSVAVRLIVDREREINKFKSEAAFKIVALFDKGKSAFKAELPERFAKQDDAEKFLQDCTGAGFEIKSLDTRPAKRSPAAPFTTSTLQQEASRKLGFSVSRTMQVAQKLYESGHITYMRTDSVNLSDHALNAAEQEIVSAYGSKYHQLRKYKTKNASAQEAHEAIRPTYFNQHTISSDSSEMRLYDLIWKRAIASQMSEAQFEKTTAKISITTRKEELVANGEVMKFDGFLKVYLESSDEEEDNLQDGENTILPPLSKGQQLELQEMTATERFSRPPARYTEASLVKKLEELGIGRPSTYAPTISTIQNRGYVVKEEREGRPRTFRVLTLKAEKIVKDEKTENTGAEKGKLFPTDIGSVVNDFLVQYFKDIVDFHFTATVEKQFDEIAQGLTEWTDMIRGFYSPFHKEVESTLETADKATGERDLGAHPVSGKKVSVRIGRYGPFVQVGETNTDGENGEKPLYASLRNGQSIETISMEDALELFKLPKKVGVFEDKDMTVAIGKFGPYIRHNSAFFSLPKGLDPHDVTEEMAIELIIEKRKKDAEKLIKSFDEDPTVKVLNGRFGPYIEFGKLNVKIPKGKEPQSLTFEECKELAAIAEKEPKKAGKKFAKKK; encoded by the coding sequence ATGGCAAAAAATCTTCTTATAGTTGAATCTCCGGCGAAAGCTAAAACCATAGAGGGATACCTTGGCAAAGACTTTACGGTTAAGTCGAGTTATGGTCATATCCGCGACCTGGTGAAGTCTGACGACGCCATTGATATTGCCAATGATTTCAAACAAAAATACGAGGTGCCGGCTGATAAAAAACAGATAGTCAGTGAATTAAAGAAACTATCCAAAGAAGCTGATATGGTTTGGCTGGCATCGGACGAGGACCGTGAGGGAGAGGCCATATCATGGCACCTTTTTGATACTTTAGGGCTTAAAGACGCAACCACCAAGCGGATTGTTTTCCACGAGATCACCAAGCCTGCTATTTTACGCGCCATTGAAAATCCACGCAAAATTGACTATAACCTGGTAAATGCACAGCAGGCCCGCCGTGTTTTAGACAGGCTGGTAGGCTTTGAGCTTTCGCCCGTTTTATGGAAAAAAGTTAAGCCCTCTCTTTCAGCGGGTCGCGTACAGTCAGTAGCGGTCAGACTAATCGTAGACAGGGAACGCGAAATCAATAAATTTAAGTCCGAAGCGGCATTTAAAATTGTTGCGCTGTTTGATAAAGGAAAAAGCGCTTTTAAAGCTGAATTACCCGAACGTTTTGCAAAACAGGATGATGCTGAAAAATTCCTGCAGGATTGTACCGGCGCCGGCTTCGAGATAAAATCATTGGATACAAGGCCCGCCAAGCGTTCACCAGCGGCGCCGTTTACTACCTCTACCCTGCAACAGGAAGCCAGCCGGAAATTAGGTTTTTCAGTTTCGCGTACTATGCAGGTGGCGCAAAAGCTGTATGAATCCGGGCATATTACCTATATGCGTACAGATTCGGTTAATTTATCCGACCATGCCTTAAATGCTGCTGAACAGGAAATTGTATCGGCATACGGCAGTAAATATCATCAGCTTAGAAAATATAAGACCAAAAACGCAAGCGCACAGGAAGCGCACGAAGCCATACGCCCCACCTATTTTAACCAGCATACCATCAGCAGCGATTCAAGCGAAATGCGCTTGTACGACCTGATCTGGAAAAGGGCGATCGCTTCGCAAATGAGCGAAGCGCAATTTGAAAAAACCACGGCTAAAATCAGTATCACCACCCGCAAAGAAGAATTGGTAGCCAATGGTGAGGTAATGAAGTTTGACGGCTTCCTGAAGGTTTACCTCGAATCGAGTGATGAAGAGGAAGATAACCTGCAGGATGGTGAAAATACGATATTGCCGCCTTTAAGCAAAGGCCAGCAGCTGGAATTGCAGGAAATGACCGCGACGGAGCGTTTTTCACGTCCGCCGGCAAGATATACCGAAGCCAGCTTGGTTAAAAAACTGGAAGAACTGGGTATCGGCCGGCCATCTACCTATGCCCCTACTATCTCTACCATACAAAACCGTGGTTATGTGGTAAAAGAGGAACGTGAAGGCAGACCGCGTACATTCCGTGTGTTAACGCTGAAAGCTGAAAAGATTGTAAAAGACGAAAAAACCGAAAATACCGGCGCCGAAAAAGGAAAGCTCTTCCCTACTGATATTGGTTCGGTTGTAAATGACTTCCTGGTACAATATTTTAAAGATATTGTTGATTTTCACTTTACTGCAACGGTTGAAAAGCAGTTTGACGAGATTGCCCAGGGTTTAACGGAATGGACGGATATGATCCGCGGTTTTTACTCCCCTTTCCATAAGGAAGTTGAAAGCACGCTGGAAACGGCCGATAAAGCCACCGGCGAACGCGACCTCGGGGCACACCCGGTAAGTGGTAAAAAAGTTTCTGTACGTATTGGCCGCTATGGCCCCTTTGTGCAGGTGGGTGAAACAAACACTGATGGCGAAAATGGTGAAAAACCACTTTACGCAAGTTTACGCAATGGGCAGAGCATTGAAACCATATCCATGGAAGATGCGCTTGAGTTGTTTAAACTCCCTAAAAAGGTAGGCGTTTTTGAAGATAAGGACATGACCGTCGCTATCGGCAAGTTTGGCCCTTATATAAGGCATAACAGCGCTTTCTTTTCACTACCAAAGGGACTTGACCCGCATGACGTGACCGAAGAAATGGCGATTGAACTGATTATTGAAAAACGCAAAAAAGACGCTGAAAAACTGATCAAATCTTTTGATGAAGACCCAACGGTTAAAGTTTTAAATGGCCGCTTCGGCCCTTATATTGAATTTGGCAAACTGAACGTTAAGATCCCCAAAGGAAAAGAACCGCAATCCCTCACTTTTGAGGAATGTAAGGAACTGGCAGCAATTGCCGAGAAAGAACCCAAAAAAGCAGGAAAGAAGTTTGCGAAGAAAAAATAA
- a CDS encoding alpha-2-macroglobulin family protein, translating into MNTFQGLSNSRRGLITIGVTFTLAILIAFIIFHHHKKQEIDPAFSKYIESYTTGVISKESPIRIKLAGDVQTSHEQNAALSDQVFEFSPSIKGKAYWVDARTIEFRPAEKLDPDKSYTADFKLNKILNVPDHFNEFKFGFQTIKPDFTVGFNGLQTATNTSIDKMKLTGFVQTADNEDFAGIEKMLNTSFPFPVQVTWQHNGITKTHQFTITQLKREKNKVNNLTVTWDGSGLGIDKKGSQEFVIPAIGDFKVLDIKAVQDQDQYVLIQFSDAIKVGQELNGLIGLENVTDPAYTIEGSTVKVYAPMQLEGNYNAFVNEGVENISHQKIKKAYTANVFFENRMPSVTIPGKGVILPDSGKLMMPFEAVNLNSVDVSIIKIYADNVPQYFQNNGFNGGDELRHVGRPVVQKTIRLDADKSLNLNKKNRFMLDLDQLMRTEPGAIYRVIIGFRKEYSLFNCSLGSPKIGKSDNGDEYEGDGEGGNSDSNTAKVSDEDDDFWSRYDNYYPEGFDWQQKDDPCTNSYFTKDRWATRNIIASNIGLIAKRGSDNNMIVAVTNILTAKPMPGVDLELLDYQKQVLYKGTSDGDGFAKFELKRKPYLLVAKNGAERGYLKVDDGSSLPLSRFNVGGDQVQKGLKGFLYGERGVWRPGDSIFMSFILEDKLKTLPPDHPVEFELYDPNGKLYRRITQTASVDGFYSFHTATETSSPTGNWSAKVKVGGAIFEKNVKIETIMPNRLKLNLTFGGATELTKGADNKGTLSAQWLFGGTAQNLKAKIDAFLTPKTTSFKNYEGYDFDDPTLGFTTQTATMFDGRLDANGNARVNPDINVEKQAPGQLSANFLIKVFEPGGNFSIQSMSMPYNVYPGYVGLRTPKGSDLSGMLYTDKDNLIDIADVDTKGKPFEGSRTVELELYKIQWRWWWDESGNELSNFTQDKYNKLIKAENVRVENGHAQWNMHVKQADWGRYLLRIKDPQTGHSTGKIIYVDWPNWSARLQETNPTEASMLSFTSDKTNYKVGEEATLTIPTMSDGHALISLENGSKVIKTNWIDTKKGQTRYTFKIEPGMAPNIFVNVTLLQRHSQTKNDLPIRMYGAIPLAVEDPETVLKPVISMPDKIRPETQSSVTVSEASGKEMTYTIAIVDEGLLDITNYKTPQPHETFYAREALGVKTWDLFDYVIGAYGTGLERILSIGGDGTAGANHNVAVNRFKPVVKFLGPFKLAAGEKQTHAFTLPQYVGMVKVMVIAGHDGAYGQTDKYVAVKKPLMILATLPRVLGPSEKIQLPVTVFAMENSVKTVNLQVQSNMFSNLSGNNQKTITFTKTGDQLVTFDLDVRDFVGVGRVRITAKSGKETSSYDVEMNVRNPNPPVTKIQEKELQPGESWSAAYNAVGITGTNKATLMVASIPPLNLAKRLNYLIEYPYGCVEQTTSSAFPQLYLDQLLDLSPRQKAETERNIKITINRLNGFQLTDGGLSYWPGVGDADEWGTNYAGHFMMAAQDKGYSLPIGFLEHWKMYERQKAQTWAPDSRSFYGSDLIQAYRLYLLALARAPEMGAMNRLREFPYLSIEAKWRLAAAYKLAGQPETGMQLINGLPLTIKPYYSLYGTYGSDLRDDAMILETLTLLGRPQASAQLRTVAARLSEDDWYSTQTTAYSLIAIAEYCGKNKTSAKLMFNYKTGSTSANVNSSSYLWQNAVAANGGNVSVKNNGKNKLYIRLIQSGQPAAAQDVASIINPDVLDLRISYTTLDGHILDPAKLKQGTDFVAQVVVKNPGHKGFYQNMALTQIFPSGWEILNSRLTGTEDAFASSDYDYLDIRDDRVYTYFGIPEGKELKYNVMLNAAYAGKYYLPATLCEAMYNKSISALLKGQWVEVVR; encoded by the coding sequence ATGAACACTTTTCAAGGCCTCTCCAATAGTCGGAGGGGATTAATTACCATCGGCGTCACGTTTACGCTCGCAATTCTTATTGCTTTTATTATTTTTCACCATCACAAAAAACAAGAAATTGACCCGGCATTCAGCAAGTACATCGAGTCGTATACCACCGGCGTAATTTCTAAAGAAAGCCCTATCCGCATTAAACTTGCGGGTGATGTACAAACCAGCCACGAACAAAATGCAGCACTCAGCGACCAGGTTTTTGAGTTTTCCCCATCCATAAAAGGCAAAGCTTATTGGGTGGATGCCCGTACAATTGAGTTCAGGCCGGCAGAGAAGCTTGACCCCGATAAAAGTTATACCGCCGACTTTAAGTTGAACAAAATCCTCAACGTTCCTGATCATTTTAATGAATTTAAATTCGGCTTTCAAACCATTAAACCCGATTTTACCGTAGGCTTTAATGGTTTGCAAACCGCCACCAATACTTCTATCGATAAAATGAAGCTGACCGGCTTTGTTCAGACGGCGGATAATGAAGATTTTGCCGGTATCGAGAAAATGCTCAATACCAGTTTCCCATTCCCGGTACAGGTAACCTGGCAACATAATGGCATCACCAAAACGCACCAGTTTACCATAACGCAATTGAAGCGTGAAAAAAACAAGGTGAATAACTTAACGGTAACCTGGGATGGCAGCGGCCTTGGGATCGATAAAAAAGGCAGCCAGGAGTTTGTGATCCCGGCGATAGGCGATTTTAAAGTGCTGGATATTAAAGCCGTGCAGGACCAGGATCAATATGTATTGATCCAGTTTTCGGATGCGATAAAAGTTGGCCAGGAACTCAATGGATTGATCGGTCTCGAAAATGTAACCGACCCGGCCTATACCATTGAAGGCAGTACCGTAAAAGTTTATGCCCCCATGCAACTGGAGGGGAATTACAATGCATTTGTAAATGAGGGTGTTGAAAATATCTCCCATCAAAAAATAAAAAAAGCCTACACCGCAAATGTATTCTTCGAAAACCGGATGCCATCGGTAACCATTCCAGGCAAAGGCGTTATCCTGCCTGATTCAGGCAAACTGATGATGCCCTTTGAAGCAGTTAACCTGAACTCAGTTGATGTGAGCATCATTAAAATTTATGCTGATAACGTTCCGCAGTATTTTCAGAACAACGGATTTAACGGCGGGGATGAGTTACGGCACGTGGGCCGACCTGTGGTTCAAAAAACCATCAGGCTGGACGCCGACAAAAGCCTAAACCTGAATAAAAAGAACCGTTTTATGCTGGATCTGGATCAGCTGATGCGCACCGAACCAGGCGCTATTTACAGGGTGATTATCGGTTTCAGGAAAGAATACTCGCTTTTTAATTGCTCATTGGGCAGTCCTAAAATTGGAAAAAGCGATAACGGTGATGAATACGAAGGCGATGGCGAAGGTGGCAACAGCGATAGCAATACCGCAAAAGTGAGTGATGAAGACGATGATTTTTGGTCGAGGTATGATAATTATTATCCCGAAGGCTTCGACTGGCAGCAAAAAGATGATCCCTGCACCAATTCCTACTTTACCAAGGACCGCTGGGCAACACGAAATATCATCGCCTCAAACATTGGCCTGATTGCCAAACGCGGCAGCGATAATAACATGATTGTGGCCGTAACCAATATTTTAACAGCCAAACCGATGCCGGGCGTCGACCTGGAGTTATTGGACTACCAGAAACAGGTATTGTACAAAGGCACCTCAGATGGCGACGGCTTTGCCAAATTCGAACTGAAGCGTAAACCTTATTTGCTGGTGGCCAAAAACGGCGCCGAGCGAGGTTATTTAAAGGTAGATGACGGCAGTTCGCTGCCACTCTCCCGTTTTAATGTGGGCGGCGACCAGGTACAAAAAGGATTGAAAGGATTTCTATATGGCGAGCGCGGCGTGTGGCGTCCGGGTGACTCTATTTTTATGTCGTTTATTCTTGAAGATAAATTGAAGACCTTACCCCCCGATCACCCGGTTGAGTTTGAGCTGTACGATCCGAATGGTAAATTGTACCGGCGGATTACGCAAACGGCCTCTGTCGATGGCTTTTATAGCTTCCACACAGCAACGGAAACTTCATCCCCTACCGGCAACTGGAGTGCTAAAGTAAAAGTTGGCGGTGCCATATTTGAGAAGAATGTGAAGATTGAAACCATTATGCCAAACCGGCTGAAGCTGAATCTTACTTTTGGCGGAGCAACGGAGTTAACAAAAGGAGCCGATAATAAAGGTACGCTTTCGGCACAATGGCTGTTTGGCGGCACGGCGCAAAATTTGAAGGCTAAAATCGATGCTTTTCTCACCCCCAAAACAACCAGCTTTAAAAATTACGAGGGTTATGATTTTGACGACCCAACACTCGGCTTCACCACCCAAACCGCCACGATGTTTGACGGTCGCCTGGATGCCAACGGCAACGCGCGGGTAAATCCGGACATCAATGTTGAGAAACAGGCGCCGGGGCAGCTGTCCGCTAATTTCCTCATTAAGGTATTTGAACCGGGAGGTAATTTCAGCATACAGTCCATGAGTATGCCTTATAATGTATACCCAGGTTATGTTGGACTAAGAACACCTAAAGGCAGCGACCTCTCGGGGATGTTGTACACTGATAAGGACAACCTGATTGATATTGCCGATGTTGATACGAAAGGCAAACCATTTGAAGGCAGCCGTACGGTTGAACTGGAGCTTTATAAGATACAGTGGCGCTGGTGGTGGGACGAAAGCGGCAATGAACTGAGCAATTTTACCCAGGATAAATACAACAAACTGATTAAAGCGGAGAACGTTCGTGTAGAAAACGGCCATGCACAATGGAACATGCATGTTAAACAGGCGGACTGGGGCCGTTACCTTTTGCGCATAAAAGATCCGCAAACCGGCCACTCTACCGGTAAGATCATTTATGTAGACTGGCCAAATTGGTCGGCACGCCTGCAGGAAACTAATCCTACCGAAGCATCCATGTTATCATTCACTTCGGATAAAACCAATTACAAGGTTGGTGAAGAAGCGACATTGACGATTCCTACCATGTCCGACGGGCATGCCTTGATCAGCCTTGAAAATGGCAGCAAGGTGATTAAAACAAACTGGATAGACACCAAAAAAGGCCAAACCCGTTATACTTTTAAAATTGAGCCGGGCATGGCGCCAAATATTTTTGTGAACGTAACGCTGCTGCAAAGGCATTCACAAACGAAAAATGATTTACCTATCAGGATGTACGGTGCGATACCGTTAGCTGTTGAGGATCCGGAAACTGTGTTGAAACCGGTGATCAGCATGCCGGATAAGATCAGGCCGGAAACGCAATCCTCGGTTACCGTATCTGAAGCCTCCGGAAAGGAAATGACCTACACCATTGCAATAGTAGATGAAGGTTTGCTGGATATCACCAATTACAAAACGCCGCAGCCGCATGAAACCTTTTATGCCCGCGAAGCGCTGGGCGTAAAAACATGGGATTTGTTTGACTATGTAATAGGCGCCTACGGAACAGGGCTGGAACGTATTTTAAGCATCGGTGGCGATGGCACGGCCGGGGCAAACCACAATGTTGCGGTAAATCGCTTTAAGCCGGTGGTGAAGTTCTTAGGGCCATTTAAGCTGGCCGCAGGCGAAAAACAAACCCATGCCTTTACTTTGCCGCAATATGTAGGCATGGTAAAAGTAATGGTGATTGCCGGACACGACGGCGCTTACGGGCAAACCGATAAATATGTCGCGGTTAAAAAGCCGTTAATGATCCTTGCTACTTTACCGCGCGTTTTGGGGCCGTCCGAAAAAATCCAGTTGCCGGTAACTGTTTTCGCCATGGAGAATAGTGTTAAAACGGTAAACCTGCAGGTACAATCGAATATGTTCAGCAACCTCAGCGGGAACAATCAAAAAACAATCACCTTTACCAAAACAGGCGACCAGCTGGTGACCTTCGATTTGGATGTAAGGGATTTTGTGGGTGTTGGCAGGGTGAGGATAACGGCAAAGAGCGGTAAGGAGACTTCTTCCTATGATGTGGAGATGAATGTTCGCAATCCCAACCCACCTGTTACCAAGATCCAGGAAAAAGAATTGCAACCAGGCGAAAGCTGGAGCGCGGCATATAACGCAGTCGGCATTACCGGAACCAATAAGGCTACGCTGATGGTGGCGTCTATCCCGCCATTAAACCTCGCTAAGCGATTGAATTATCTGATCGAGTATCCGTATGGCTGCGTGGAGCAAACTACCTCATCGGCCTTCCCGCAGCTCTACTTAGACCAGTTGCTTGATCTTAGTCCAAGGCAAAAAGCCGAAACCGAACGGAATATCAAAATAACCATTAACCGGTTGAACGGCTTCCAGCTCACAGACGGTGGTTTAAGCTACTGGCCGGGTGTTGGCGATGCCGACGAATGGGGAACCAATTACGCCGGGCATTTTATGATGGCCGCGCAGGACAAAGGCTACAGCCTGCCCATAGGCTTTTTGGAACACTGGAAAATGTATGAGAGACAAAAAGCGCAAACCTGGGCCCCGGATAGCCGCAGCTTTTACGGTTCGGACCTGATCCAGGCTTACCGTTTATACCTTTTGGCTTTAGCCAGGGCACCGGAAATGGGCGCGATGAACAGGTTGCGGGAATTCCCATACCTGAGTATCGAAGCAAAATGGCGCTTGGCAGCCGCCTATAAACTGGCGGGGCAACCAGAAACAGGGATGCAACTGATCAACGGCTTGCCATTAACCATCAAGCCTTACTACTCGCTTTATGGCACCTACGGCTCAGATTTAAGAGACGATGCTATGATCCTGGAAACACTTACCCTGCTGGGCAGACCGCAGGCCTCGGCGCAATTGCGCACAGTTGCGGCACGACTATCAGAAGATGATTGGTACAGTACACAAACTACTGCCTATTCGCTCATTGCGATAGCGGAATATTGCGGAAAAAATAAAACGTCGGCCAAACTGATGTTTAATTACAAGACGGGGTCGACGAGCGCAAATGTTAACTCATCTTCCTACTTGTGGCAAAATGCAGTAGCAGCAAACGGAGGCAATGTATCTGTTAAAAACAACGGCAAAAATAAATTGTATATCAGGTTAATCCAGTCGGGTCAACCTGCTGCCGCCCAGGATGTAGCATCCATCATCAACCCGGACGTTTTGGACCTGCGCATCAGTTATA